The following proteins are co-located in the Vibrio astriarenae genome:
- a CDS encoding polysaccharide lyase family 7 protein: MKTKLLATAIISTLSFGTHAADKIPADILDLSCWKVTLPVSLTGGDKPTEFSETEIVNGANHEDYFFVNEAGDGVVFRSPIAGVRTSENTKYIRSELREMMRCGDETISTRGVNGNNWVFSNNVSEDSQKMAAGVDGTLEATLSVDHVTTTGEIWQQGRVIIGQIHAPKDEPVKIYYRKLPNHSTGSLWISHEPNRGDDIIFPMIGPSKPNYWRQSDKDIPASFDDGIALGEKFSYKIQIEGSDMTVTVSRDGKPDVVQKVDMQNSGYEEEDQWMYFKAGVYNQNRTGDADDYVQATFYKLDVTH, from the coding sequence CCGCGATTATCTCTACTCTCTCTTTTGGTACACATGCTGCAGATAAAATCCCTGCTGACATTCTCGATTTATCCTGCTGGAAAGTAACTCTTCCTGTTTCACTGACCGGTGGAGATAAACCAACAGAGTTTTCGGAAACAGAAATAGTGAATGGTGCTAACCACGAAGATTACTTCTTTGTGAACGAAGCGGGAGATGGTGTTGTGTTCCGTTCGCCTATCGCTGGAGTAAGAACATCAGAGAATACAAAATACATCCGTTCAGAGCTGCGTGAAATGATGCGATGCGGTGACGAAACGATTAGCACTCGTGGAGTAAACGGCAATAACTGGGTATTTAGTAATAACGTATCAGAAGACTCACAGAAAATGGCAGCAGGTGTGGACGGTACACTTGAGGCAACGCTATCCGTTGATCACGTCACAACAACTGGTGAAATATGGCAACAAGGCCGTGTCATTATCGGTCAAATCCATGCGCCAAAAGATGAACCAGTGAAAATTTACTATAGAAAACTTCCAAACCACTCGACTGGATCTCTTTGGATCTCACACGAACCGAACCGAGGTGATGACATCATTTTCCCGATGATTGGGCCAAGCAAGCCAAACTACTGGCGTCAAAGTGACAAAGATATTCCAGCGTCTTTTGATGACGGTATCGCTCTCGGTGAGAAGTTCTCGTACAAGATTCAAATCGAGGGCTCTGATATGACTGTAACGGTGAGCCGCGATGGTAAACCAGATGTGGTACAAAAAGTTGATATGCAGAATTCTGGTTATGAAGAAGAAGACCAATGGATGTATTTCAAAGCAGGCGTTTACAACCAGAACCGCACTGGTGATGCTGATGATTATGTGCAGGCTACATTCTATAAACTGGACGTAACCCACTAA